A single window of uncultured Fibrobacter sp. DNA harbors:
- a CDS encoding efflux RND transporter periplasmic adaptor subunit — MLGKALFTALALAASALAQQGFDGVTEPINQARVGFTVSGKIDSIWVKEGAFVHKGDTLMNLVNREERLRVRITGITANDSSAVLSARAKLQAYKKDLDATRNLFENSNSVSAEQVWEKQMNHDVAAAELTSAEVERERAKLEHDVAGAELEKRVLTAPFDGEIVSISKNKGESVEALEPVIEIADVRTCRMVAYVVANRSGKLKPGQQVSLSLDGRKQVRRKKGTIEFVSPVVDKSSMLRTVKVIFDNTDLAVEPGVTGKILLK; from the coding sequence ATGCTCGGCAAGGCCCTATTTACAGCCCTCGCCCTCGCGGCATCTGCACTTGCGCAGCAGGGGTTCGACGGTGTCACGGAACCCATCAACCAGGCCCGCGTCGGGTTCACCGTGTCCGGGAAGATTGACAGCATCTGGGTCAAGGAAGGCGCGTTCGTGCACAAGGGCGACACGCTCATGAACCTCGTGAACCGCGAGGAACGGCTGCGCGTCCGCATCACGGGTATCACGGCAAACGACTCCTCGGCAGTACTCTCGGCCAGGGCGAAACTCCAGGCCTACAAGAAGGACCTGGACGCGACCCGCAACCTTTTCGAGAACAGCAACTCCGTAAGCGCGGAACAGGTCTGGGAAAAGCAGATGAACCACGACGTGGCCGCAGCCGAACTCACATCGGCCGAGGTTGAAAGGGAACGCGCGAAACTTGAACACGATGTCGCCGGGGCAGAACTCGAAAAGCGCGTTCTCACCGCCCCCTTCGACGGCGAAATCGTTTCCATATCCAAGAACAAGGGCGAAAGCGTCGAGGCGCTGGAACCCGTCATCGAAATCGCGGATGTGCGCACCTGCCGCATGGTCGCCTATGTGGTGGCGAACAGGTCGGGCAAGCTAAAACCCGGCCAACAGGTAAGCCTTTCGCTCGACGGGCGCAAGCAGGTTCGCCGCAAGAAGGGCACGATCGAGTTCGTGTCGCCCGTGGTGGACAAGTCCAGCATGCTGCGCACCGTGAAGGTCATATTCGACAACACGGACCTGGCCGTCGAGCCGGGTGTCACGGGGAAAATCCTGCTTAAATGA
- a CDS encoding TolC family protein: MSFRAVNIIATLAVVAALAAEEKGDSLYLDFGTALQAVLTNNADVTEAKFAWLSESEAATGAYGKFEPRLVGRAFKETAERPGALFTETKEEYKIGVQGALPTGTEYNVGFNQATYTHSDYTSELYFGGELRQHLLKDGPLFFSATNELEQARLRRELAYQKYRDALNDVLEKFCDAYWNYYYADRFLASATESARVAKDIVEDAGKRLKQGLLSPLDYSKAVAEYSDRESARLDALDKLRGARLTLLLTLSSGEYIHDPRPIAMRPDLAPDSAARLDSLTFLDSMSLMHPGYLSQGAEVMLRESELSARRADWLPTVDLIGNYGIRSRNDKAREAVRNFKTEGKRQTVLAGGIEINIPLFGGVAERHRISAQKYSVRAARTRLMLLQAQIFEEYRILQNRAQEIREQWRYGQIAVEYHQKELEEEFKKLAMGKSNYREIFEMEEDLREAERRQLENMRTLRIIDVRLMRATGKLLLQNGLETWKNEKLVLREDLTAE; this comes from the coding sequence ATGAGTTTCCGCGCCGTAAACATCATCGCCACCCTGGCTGTAGTTGCCGCCCTTGCCGCCGAAGAAAAGGGCGACTCGCTGTACCTGGATTTCGGGACGGCCCTACAGGCCGTGCTCACGAACAACGCCGACGTGACGGAAGCGAAGTTCGCATGGCTCTCGGAATCCGAGGCGGCCACGGGGGCCTACGGCAAGTTCGAGCCGAGGCTTGTGGGCCGCGCGTTCAAGGAGACCGCCGAGCGGCCCGGCGCACTGTTTACGGAAACCAAGGAAGAATACAAGATAGGCGTACAGGGGGCGCTCCCCACCGGCACCGAATACAATGTGGGGTTCAACCAGGCCACCTACACGCACAGCGACTACACCTCGGAACTCTACTTCGGCGGTGAGCTGCGCCAGCACCTCCTCAAGGACGGCCCGCTGTTCTTCTCGGCCACGAACGAGCTGGAACAGGCAAGGCTCCGCAGGGAACTCGCCTACCAGAAATACCGCGACGCCCTGAACGATGTCCTGGAAAAGTTCTGCGACGCCTACTGGAACTACTACTACGCCGACCGCTTCCTGGCTTCGGCGACGGAATCGGCCCGCGTGGCAAAGGACATCGTGGAAGATGCGGGCAAGCGGCTCAAGCAGGGTCTGCTTTCGCCCCTTGACTATAGCAAGGCCGTGGCGGAGTATTCCGACCGCGAGTCGGCAAGGCTCGACGCACTCGACAAGCTGCGCGGCGCAAGGCTTACGCTGTTGCTCACGCTGTCGTCCGGCGAATACATCCACGACCCCCGCCCCATCGCCATGCGCCCGGACCTTGCCCCCGATTCGGCGGCAAGGCTCGACTCGCTCACATTCCTGGATTCCATGTCGCTCATGCATCCGGGCTACCTATCGCAAGGGGCCGAGGTCATGCTCCGCGAATCGGAACTTTCGGCAAGGCGGGCAGACTGGCTCCCTACCGTGGACCTTATCGGCAACTACGGAATCCGCAGCCGTAACGACAAGGCCCGCGAGGCCGTGAGGAACTTCAAGACCGAGGGCAAGCGCCAGACCGTGCTTGCGGGCGGCATAGAGATAAACATACCGCTGTTCGGCGGCGTTGCCGAAAGGCACCGCATATCGGCCCAGAAATACAGCGTAAGGGCCGCCCGCACAAGGCTTATGCTGTTGCAGGCGCAAATCTTCGAGGAATACCGGATTCTGCAGAACAGGGCGCAAGAAATCCGCGAACAGTGGCGCTACGGACAAATTGCGGTGGAATACCACCAGAAGGAACTCGAAGAGGAATTCAAGAAACTCGCCATGGGCAAGAGCAACTACCGCGAAATTTTCGAGATGGAAGAGGACCTGCGCGAAGCGGAACGCCGCCAGCTCGAAAACATGCGCACACTCCGAATCATAGACGTGCGGCTGATGAGGGCCACAGGCAAACTGCTACTGCAGAACGGCCTGGAAACCTGGAAAAACGAAAAACTCGTGCTCCGCGAAGACCTGACTGCGGAATAG